From the Primulina tabacum isolate GXHZ01 chromosome 3, ASM2559414v2, whole genome shotgun sequence genome, one window contains:
- the LOC142539435 gene encoding phragmoplastin DRP1E-like, translated as MATMESLIGLVNRIQRACTALGDYGGGDDQAFSSLWDALPSVCVVGGQSSGKSSVLESIVGRDFLPRGSGIVTRRPLVLQLQKTEDGQEEYAEFGHLPRRRFTDFSLVRKEIQDETDRVTGKTKQISPIPIHLNIYSPNVVNLTLIDLPGLTKVAVEGQPESIVQEIENMVRNYVEKPNCIILAISPANQDIATSDAIKLAREVDATGERTFGVLTKLDLMDKGTHALDVLEGRSYRLQHPWVGIVNRSQADINKNVDMLAARRKERDYFASSPDYGHLSSKMGSEYLAKLLSKHLESVIKARIPGITSLINKSIDELESELDHLGRPIAVDVGAQLYTILELCRAFDKIFKEHLDGGRPGGDRIYGVFDNQLPAALRKLPFDRHLSIQNVRKIVSESDGYQPHLIAPEQGYRRLIEGSLNYFRGPAEASVDAVHFVLKELVRKSIGECQELKRFPTLQSAIAGAGNQSLEKFREEGKKTVTRLVDMESSYLTVDFFRRLPQEIEKLGNQGGNPRENTREKTAATPGFDRYADGHFRRIGSNVSSYVTMVSETLRNSIPKAVVYCQVKEAKQNLLHYFYTQIGKKEGKQLSDLLDEDPALMERRKLCAKRLELYRKARDEIDSASWVR; from the exons ATGGCGACAATGGAGAGCTTAATTGGGTTAGTGAACAGAATTCAGAGGGCTTGCACCGCGCTCGGCGACTACGGCGGCGGCGACGACCAGGCCTTTTCTTCTCTCTGGGACGCCTTGCCATCCGTTTGCGTTGTCGGTGGCCAG AGTTCGGGAAAGTCGTCAGTTTTGGAGAGCATAGTAGGGCGAGATTTTCTGCCCCGAGGCTCtg GCATTGTAACGAGAAGGCCATTGGTATTGCAGTTGCAGAAAACAGAAGATGGGCAAGAGGAATATGCTGAGTTTGGGCATTTACCACGGAGACGATTCACCGATTTCT CTTTGGTTCGTAAAGAAATTCAGGATGAAACTGATAGAGTGACGGGGAAGACAAAACAGATTTCTCCAATTCCTATTCACTTAAATATATACTCCCCAAATG TGGTCAACCTAACACTGATTGATCTGCCTGGTTTGACAAAAGTTGCTGTTG AGGGGCAACCAGAAAGTATAGTTCAAGAGATTGAAAATATGGTTCGCAATTATGTTGAGAAG CCGAACTGCATCATATTGGCAATATCTCCGGCAAACCAAGATATTGCAACCTCGGATGCTATTAAGCTGGCAAGGGAAGTTGATGCAACAG GTGAACGCACATTTGGGGTGCTAACTAAGCTAGATCTGATGGACAAAGGCACTCATGCACTTGAT GTTCTGGAAGGAAGATCTTATCGTTTACAGCATCCCTGGGTGGGTATTGTGAACCGCTCCCAAGCAgatataaataaaaatgttgATATGCTAGCTGCTAGGAGGAAGGAGCGCGATTATTTTGCTTCAAGTCCTGACTATGGACACCTGTCAAGTAAAATGGGTTCTGAATATCTGGCAAAGCTTCTCTCAAAA CACTTGGAATCTGTTATTAAGGCAAGAATACCAGGTATCACTTCTTTGATAAACAAAAGCATTGATGAACTTGAATCTGAGCTGGACCACCTCGGAAGGCCAATTGCTGTTGATGTTGGG GCTCAATTATATACCATCTTGGAACTTTGCCGTGCTTTTGACAAGATATTCAAGGAACATCTGGATGGAGG CCGACCAGGAGGTGATCGAATTTATGGAGTTTTTGACAATCAGCTTCCAGCTGCTTTGAGAAAACTTCCATTTGATCGTCATCTATCCATTCAGAATGTAAGGAAAATTGTTTCAGAATCTGATGGGTATCAACCACACTTGATTGCTCCTGAGCAAGGTTATCGGCGCCTCATTGAGGGctcattaaattattttaggGGGCCTGCTGAAGCCTCTGTAGATGCT GTTCACTTTGTCTTGAAGGAACTAGTGAGAAAGTCAATTGGGGAGTGTCAG GAATTGAAACGATTTCCAACTCTGCAATCAGCAATAGCTGGAGCAGGAAATCAGTCGTTGGAAAAGTTTCGCGAGGAGGGCAAGAAAACAGTTACCAGATTGGTTGACATGGAATCTTCATATCTCACCGTTGATTTCTTCCGAAGACTTCCGCAGGAAATTGAGAAATTGGGAAACCAGGGGGGAAACCCACGTGAAAACACACGAGAGAAGACAGCAGCCACCCCGGGCTTTGATCGTTATGCAGATGGACATTTCAGGAGGATAGGGTCGAATGTATCGTCTTATGTAACTATGGTATCTGAGACTCTGAGGAACTCAATTCCAAAGGCTGTAGTTTATTGTCAAGTTAAGGAGGCCAAGCAGAATTTACTTCATTACTTTTACACTCAAATTGGGAAGAAAGAG GGTAAGCAACTTTCAGACTTATTAGACGAAGATCCTGCACTGATGGAGAGGCGGAAGCTATGCGCTAAAAGGCTTGAACTGTACAGAAAAGCACGGGATGAGATTGATTCTGCATCATGGGTTCGTTGA